The genomic DNA ATATTGAATGTGTGAGTGATTGCACTATTACCTTCACCATAAATATCAACTCGAAATACGTGGTTTCCCGGCTTATCAAAGATATAATCAAAGTCCCAATATCCACCATCAACCGACCGCGGTGGAATGCCATCCACCTGAACATCATCATAAAATATTCTAATCCCTACTACGAATTGTTTTACGTCATTTAGGTCAAGATCCGTTACATGCATTCGAATCTTTGCCTTTTGGCCTGCCTGAGGAAACTCTGGGTCTGTTGCTATTTGGACTCGGTTATTCCCTATGGTGGACTCCGCTGAATTAAACAGCGCGTGACCACTTGCTTGAGAGATGATTGGCAAAAGCAGTAATGTAGATAATACAAAAAACGCGATCTTTTGATGCACAATCACCAGATCGCATTCATCAATATAATGCAAAGTGGTTTTGTAAGAAAAATGACAAAAGCTTTAAATCAAGACTTTGAAAAAGTCCCAACGTTGACTACAGTTAGAAAATCAATCGACATCAAAGCTCCAGTTGACACCGTTTTTACATACTTTGCAAGACCAGAGCACGTCTCTGACCAAATGTCTGACAAGGGTGTAGGAATGACAGTCATTCCAATGGATATCAAAAACGGCATGGGTGTTGGAACAACATTCAGAATTGTCGGTGACTTTGGCGGAAAAAGACTGGAATGGGACTGCGAGACAACAGAGTTTGTCAAGGAAAGCAAGATCTCTGCTAAAATGACTACCGGACCATTCAAGAAATGGGACATTACAACTGAATTCACACCAAAGGCAGAGCGACTAACCACTGTTACCATGACAGTAAACTATGAGATGCCATTTGGTCCACTAGGCGGAATTCTAAACAAGGTCAAGTTCGCAAAGACTGCTGAAAAGGGAATGGAGAGCGCTCTATTCAAGGTTCGAGGACTGTTAGAAGGAAATGGCTCAATACCTGTATACATCACACTTGATGCATACCAGAAACTCCTGGCCGAAAAGAGAAAGATGAACAACATTCCTGTCTCGACGGTTTTGACTGCAATTCTGGACAAATACAACGAAATTGAAGCAAAAGCTTCAAACTAAATTTTTCATCTCAATTAAATAACGGTACACTTGTTTTTTCCTCAGTGGGTCTGTGGCTCAGCCAGGTAGAGCGACGGACTCTTAAAATTACTTGGAGACATCCGTATGTCGTGGGTCCGAATCCCACCAGACCCGCTAAGTTTTATTTATCTTATTCTCATATCTTTCGAAAATGAAGATTTTTTTCAGCTTGTCATTATTGCTTATTGTTGTTCTTGTTCTGATCTTAATTCCGACACAGAACTTTTCAATACTGTCAATTGAAGACTTATCCAAATCAAAAATCCAAATATGCCTAGAAAAAAACCCTCAGATGCAAATTGATAAAAATATGTCAAATTGTGATCTTTCAGGTATATCACTTAGGGGAGGACACTTTGAGAATGTAAATCTCGAAAATTCTGA from Nitrososphaerota archaeon includes the following:
- a CDS encoding SRPBCC family protein; this encodes MTTVRKSIDIKAPVDTVFTYFARPEHVSDQMSDKGVGMTVIPMDIKNGMGVGTTFRIVGDFGGKRLEWDCETTEFVKESKISAKMTTGPFKKWDITTEFTPKAERLTTVTMTVNYEMPFGPLGGILNKVKFAKTAEKGMESALFKVRGLLEGNGSIPVYITLDAYQKLLAEKRKMNNIPVSTVLTAILDKYNEIEAKASN